One Azospirillum brasilense DNA segment encodes these proteins:
- a CDS encoding CgeB family protein: protein MKIVYFTHSLASCWNHGNAHFLRGVLRELIILGHEVRVYEPEGAWSLRNLLADHGEAGLLPYRTAYPELTSLTFTADADAAALCDEADLVIMHEWNDPALVAAVGRARAQGGRFLLLFHDTHHRAVSDPKAISAFDLSGYDGVLAFGETLAAVYRHWGWKDRVFVWHEAADIRLFHPPSGAEPRSGTVWIGNWGDGERTKELGSFLFAPARAAGLPLDVYGVRYPAEALATLKRHGIAYKGWLPNVRAPATFARHRVTVHVPRRFYVESLPGIPTIRVFEALACGIPLVTAPWSDCEGLFRPGTDFLVARDGAHMTAHLRALDSDADLRAALVRNGLETIRARHTCAHRASELLAIAAALAGTPTPSSMLEPVR, encoded by the coding sequence TATTTCACCCATTCTCTGGCGTCCTGCTGGAACCACGGCAACGCCCATTTCCTGCGCGGCGTCCTGCGGGAGCTGATCATCCTTGGCCATGAGGTCCGCGTCTATGAACCCGAGGGCGCATGGAGCCTGCGGAACCTGCTGGCCGATCATGGCGAAGCGGGGCTGCTGCCCTACCGGACCGCCTATCCGGAGCTGACCTCGCTGACCTTCACGGCCGACGCCGACGCGGCGGCGCTGTGCGACGAGGCCGATCTGGTCATCATGCATGAATGGAACGACCCGGCTCTGGTCGCGGCGGTGGGCCGGGCACGGGCGCAGGGCGGTCGCTTTCTCCTGCTGTTCCACGACACGCACCATCGCGCGGTCAGTGATCCGAAGGCCATCTCCGCCTTCGATCTCTCCGGCTACGACGGCGTCCTGGCCTTCGGCGAAACTCTGGCCGCCGTGTACCGGCACTGGGGCTGGAAGGATCGGGTCTTCGTCTGGCACGAAGCCGCCGACATCCGGCTGTTCCACCCGCCGTCCGGAGCGGAGCCGCGCAGCGGAACGGTGTGGATCGGCAATTGGGGCGATGGCGAGCGGACGAAGGAGCTGGGGAGCTTCCTGTTCGCTCCCGCCCGCGCCGCGGGTCTGCCTCTGGACGTCTATGGCGTGCGCTACCCCGCGGAAGCCCTGGCGACGCTGAAGCGGCACGGCATCGCCTACAAGGGCTGGCTGCCCAACGTCCGCGCCCCCGCGACCTTCGCCCGCCATCGGGTCACCGTCCATGTGCCGCGCCGTTTCTACGTCGAATCCCTGCCAGGCATCCCGACCATCCGCGTGTTCGAGGCGCTGGCCTGCGGCATCCCATTGGTCACCGCGCCGTGGAGCGATTGCGAAGGCCTGTTCCGACCGGGAACGGATTTCCTGGTCGCCCGCGACGGCGCCCATATGACCGCCCACCTGCGCGCCTTGGACAGCGACGCCGACCTCCGCGCGGCGTTGGTCCGCAACGGCTTGGAAACGATCCGCGCCCGCCACACCTGCGCCCACCGTGCCAGTGAGCTGCTCGCCATCGCCGCCGCTCTGGCTGGCACGCCCACCCCCTCTTCAATGCTGGAGCCTGTCCGATGA
- a CDS encoding CgeB family protein, translating into MKMAFYGSSLLSSYWNGAATYYRGMLSELAKRGWNVTFYEPDAFDRQKHRDIEPPGWASVVVYEATAEACRTVIARAAEADVVVKANGVGVFDDELLNGVMDAAGPHALRVYWDVDAPATLAELRQAPGHPLRRRLPQIDAVLTYGGGPPVVAAYEAMGARLCRPIYNALDPATHHPAPPQPRFAADLNFLGNRLPDREERVERFFLEPAAHNPQGRYIIGGSGWETKGLPANVTHIGHVGTADHNAFNSSALAVLNIARDSMAEVGFSPATRVFEAAGAAACLITDAWTGVELFLTPNEEILVARDGQDVTNHLRALTPARARAIGDAARRRALAEHTYARRGAEVDVLLRDALAARRERSAA; encoded by the coding sequence ATGAAGATGGCCTTCTACGGTTCGAGCCTGCTTTCCTCCTACTGGAACGGCGCCGCCACCTACTATCGCGGCATGCTGAGCGAACTCGCCAAGCGGGGTTGGAACGTCACCTTCTACGAACCGGACGCCTTCGACCGCCAGAAGCACCGAGACATCGAGCCGCCCGGCTGGGCCAGCGTCGTCGTGTACGAGGCCACCGCCGAGGCCTGCCGCACCGTGATCGCCCGCGCCGCCGAGGCCGACGTGGTGGTGAAGGCGAACGGCGTCGGCGTCTTCGACGACGAGTTGCTCAACGGCGTGATGGATGCCGCCGGTCCCCACGCTCTGCGTGTCTATTGGGATGTCGACGCCCCCGCCACCCTGGCCGAACTACGGCAGGCGCCGGGCCATCCCCTGCGCCGTCGGCTGCCTCAAATCGACGCCGTGCTGACCTACGGCGGCGGCCCGCCGGTGGTAGCGGCCTACGAGGCGATGGGCGCCCGCCTGTGCCGCCCCATCTACAACGCTCTGGATCCGGCGACACACCACCCGGCACCGCCCCAACCGCGCTTCGCCGCCGATCTCAACTTTCTCGGCAACCGACTGCCCGACCGCGAGGAGCGTGTGGAGCGCTTCTTCCTGGAGCCCGCCGCGCACAACCCGCAGGGGCGCTACATCATCGGCGGCAGCGGCTGGGAGACGAAGGGGCTGCCGGCCAACGTCACCCACATCGGCCATGTCGGCACCGCCGACCACAATGCCTTCAACAGCTCGGCGCTGGCGGTTCTGAACATCGCCCGCGACAGCATGGCCGAGGTCGGCTTCTCGCCCGCCACACGGGTGTTCGAGGCTGCCGGAGCGGCGGCCTGCCTGATCACCGACGCTTGGACGGGGGTCGAACTGTTCCTCACCCCGAACGAGGAGATCCTGGTCGCCCGCGATGGCCAGGACGTGACCAATCATCTGCGCGCCCTCACCCCGGCCCGCGCCCGCGCCATCGGCGATGCCGCGCGACGTCGCGCCCTTGCGGAACACACCTACGCACGGCGCGGCGCGGAGGTCGACGTGTTGCTGCGCGACGCCCTGGCGGCCCGGCGGGAAAGGAGCGCGGCGTGA
- a CDS encoding CgeB family protein, whose translation MKLVVLGLSLSSSWGNGHATTFRALLKAFAARGHDILFLERDVPWYAQNRDLADPGYCRLAFYEDLPGLRRWAGTVEEADAVLVGSYVPDGVAVGRWAQETARGIVAFYDIDTPVTLAKLERGDEEYLTPALIPGYDVYFSFTGGPTLERLESRYGSPAARALHCSVDADAYAPLPTPKRWDLSYLGTYSPDRQPTLERLLLEPARRAPSLRFVVAGPQYPEGIAWPGNVERRHHIPPTEHPAFYAASRFTLNVTREDMIRAGYSPSIRLFEAAACATPIISDCWDGLDALLEPNREIILAHTSGDVLHALHQLDENTRQAMGSRARRRILEHHTAAHRAETLERELEGAMRRTGRNTSAVLPFQ comes from the coding sequence GTGAAGCTCGTCGTCCTGGGGCTGAGCCTGTCCTCTTCCTGGGGCAACGGCCACGCCACCACCTTCCGCGCCCTTCTCAAGGCGTTCGCCGCACGCGGCCACGACATCCTGTTCCTGGAGCGCGACGTTCCCTGGTACGCGCAGAATCGCGATCTCGCCGATCCCGGCTATTGCCGGCTGGCCTTCTACGAGGATCTCCCTGGCTTGCGACGGTGGGCCGGAACGGTCGAGGAGGCCGACGCGGTGCTCGTCGGCTCCTACGTGCCCGATGGTGTCGCCGTCGGCCGCTGGGCGCAGGAAACCGCGCGGGGGATCGTCGCCTTCTACGACATCGACACGCCGGTGACCCTAGCGAAGCTGGAACGCGGCGACGAGGAGTACCTCACCCCTGCCCTCATTCCCGGCTATGATGTGTATTTCTCCTTCACGGGCGGACCGACGCTGGAGCGGCTGGAATCCCGCTACGGCTCTCCGGCAGCGCGCGCGCTCCATTGCTCCGTGGATGCCGACGCCTACGCGCCCCTGCCAACGCCCAAGCGCTGGGATCTGAGCTATCTCGGCACCTACAGCCCCGACCGGCAACCGACGCTGGAGCGGTTGCTGCTGGAGCCGGCCCGGCGTGCGCCGTCGCTGCGCTTCGTCGTCGCCGGTCCGCAATACCCCGAAGGGATCGCCTGGCCCGGAAATGTCGAACGTCGGCATCATATTCCTCCAACCGAGCATCCCGCCTTCTATGCGGCCAGCCGTTTCACCTTGAACGTGACGCGCGAGGACATGATCCGCGCCGGCTACAGCCCCAGCATCCGGCTGTTCGAAGCCGCCGCCTGCGCCACTCCGATCATCTCCGACTGTTGGGACGGCCTCGACGCGCTGCTGGAGCCAAACCGCGAGATCATCCTCGCCCACACCTCCGGCGATGTTCTGCACGCCCTTCACCAACTGGACGAAAACACCCGCCAAGCGATGGGTTCACGGGCGCGGCGGCGAATCCTGGAACACCACACCGCCGCGCATCGCGCGGAAACGTTGGAGCGGGAACTGGAAGGCGCGATGCGAAGGACCGGCCGGAACACCAGTGCGGTACTGCCTTTTCAATAA
- a CDS encoding DUF1003 domain-containing protein, with the protein MNTQPSQHGGDRAETSVSPPTYPPPSPGLSAVLERNIQALHQRREREEVEATAEERIADAITRFTGSMTFVYLHLAFFGFWIIANLGWVPGVPRWDPSFVVLAMIASVEAIFLSTFVLISQNRMSEVASKRADLDLQISLLAEHEITKLTALVSSMADHMGVKTDFDSDLDIIKQDVAPEAVLDQIEAEKSSKKPADREP; encoded by the coding sequence ATGAACACACAACCGTCCCAGCATGGCGGAGATCGCGCGGAGACGTCCGTAAGCCCACCAACCTACCCGCCACCATCCCCCGGCTTGAGCGCCGTGCTCGAGCGGAACATCCAGGCGCTGCACCAGCGCAGGGAACGGGAGGAGGTCGAGGCGACCGCGGAGGAGCGGATTGCCGACGCGATCACCCGCTTCACCGGCAGCATGACGTTCGTTTATCTGCATTTGGCATTCTTTGGTTTCTGGATCATCGCCAACTTGGGGTGGGTACCCGGCGTTCCGCGCTGGGATCCCTCCTTCGTCGTCCTGGCGATGATTGCGTCCGTGGAGGCCATCTTTCTGTCCACCTTCGTGCTCATCAGCCAGAATCGGATGTCCGAGGTCGCCAGCAAGCGGGCTGATCTCGATCTGCAAATCAGCCTGTTGGCGGAGCACGAAATCACCAAACTGACGGCCCTGGTGTCGTCCATGGCCGATCACATGGGGGTGAAGACGGACTTCGACTCCGATCTGGACATCATCAAGCAGGATGTCGCCCCCGAAGCGGTGCTCGACCAGATTGAGGCTGAGAAGTCTTCGAAGAAGCCCGCGGACCGGGAGCCGTGA
- a CDS encoding type II toxin-antitoxin system ParD family antitoxin gives MSRRISQSISLTPELDRFVQTLVASGRYQTASEVVRDGLRLLQERVALPPASLAQPPATSGGHDP, from the coding sequence ATGTCCAGGCGCATCAGCCAGAGCATCTCCCTCACCCCGGAGCTCGACCGCTTCGTCCAGACTCTGGTGGCGTCCGGTCGCTACCAGACGGCCAGCGAAGTGGTGCGCGACGGCTTGCGCCTGCTTCAGGAGCGTGTTGCGCTGCCGCCGGCGTCGCTTGCCCAGCCTCCTGCCACAAGCGGCGGCCATGATCCCTGA
- a CDS encoding PAS domain S-box protein yields the protein MGALIRTHDWAATSLGPKANWPLSLQVVVDLILASPLGMIVLWGPDLIQIYNDCYAEITAGKHPRALGQPTRECWPEVWDFNGPIYEAVLHGESRGFDDQKLILERNGVAEETWFDLTYSPVRNDAGTIAGVLVTVHEVTNRKRTELALRDSESRFRALVKASSYAIYRMNIDWTELRQLDGHGFLTDTTDGNKAWLEEYIHPDDQPQLLDAVREAIRTKSAFDLEHRVRQADGSLGWTHSRAVPILDADGEVCEWFGTASNITSRRSTDEALRRSEARLSALFARAAVGLSELTPDGRFLRVNDELCRILGRPREEVVGLSVADVTHPDDLAASRNAIEQALRTGETVALDKRYRRPDGTDVWANSGITIVPGNDGDESHFLAVTADLTVRRETEAALRESEARFRLMADAVPQIVWITDAEGRVEFFNRQWTDYTGVAYDARTAPTTVSDVIADFIHPDDAALTTERFQEAQRAGSLFLAEHRLRSKTGEYRWFLVRGLPYRDPHGGAILRWFGTSTDIHDRKHAEALLQQARDAAEAASREKSNFLASVSHDLRQPVQAANLFLELLRRQPLDPKAHELLKPLSDSMTSLTGMLSGLLEVARLDAGLLTAQERVFDLDELLRRLYGEFQGPAREAKLWLHMPPAARSVRSDPLLVELVLRNLISNAIKYTEQGGVTVETRVEENQLAIDVTDTGRGIAPEEMERIFDPYYQIGNATREHARGFGIGLATVQRVADLLATRVTVRSEPGKGSTFSLTLPLAEDEAQVPAAGREALYGTLRGRTALVVDDEPMVLKALEVTLGSWGVSVRTARTLAQARIMLKEFEAPPDILIADHSLGAGETGVVIISEARRRGTPITVLVTGDTSAERLAEAGRTGIRMLHKPIDPARLEALLEEGLRGR from the coding sequence ATGGGAGCGCTGATCCGGACCCATGATTGGGCTGCAACGTCCCTCGGACCGAAGGCGAACTGGCCCCTGTCCTTGCAGGTTGTCGTCGACCTGATTCTTGCCTCCCCGCTTGGCATGATTGTTCTCTGGGGACCAGACCTCATCCAGATCTACAACGATTGCTACGCCGAAATCACCGCCGGCAAACATCCCCGCGCCCTCGGCCAACCCACCCGCGAGTGTTGGCCCGAGGTTTGGGACTTCAACGGACCGATCTACGAGGCCGTGCTCCACGGTGAATCCCGCGGGTTCGACGACCAGAAGCTGATCCTCGAGCGCAACGGCGTCGCGGAGGAAACCTGGTTCGACCTCACCTACAGTCCGGTTCGCAACGATGCCGGAACCATCGCGGGCGTCCTTGTGACAGTGCATGAGGTGACCAACCGCAAGCGGACCGAACTCGCCTTGCGCGACAGCGAGAGCCGCTTCCGCGCCCTGGTGAAGGCCTCCTCCTACGCCATCTACCGCATGAATATCGACTGGACGGAACTGCGGCAGCTTGACGGGCACGGCTTCCTCACCGACACGACGGACGGCAACAAGGCGTGGCTCGAGGAGTACATCCATCCGGACGATCAGCCGCAGCTTCTCGACGCCGTACGGGAAGCCATCCGGACCAAGAGCGCCTTTGATCTGGAGCATCGGGTCCGGCAGGCCGACGGATCACTGGGATGGACGCATTCGCGGGCTGTGCCGATCCTGGATGCGGACGGCGAGGTCTGCGAGTGGTTCGGGACCGCCAGCAACATCACCTCCCGCCGGAGCACCGACGAGGCCCTGCGGCGCAGCGAGGCGCGGCTGTCCGCCCTCTTCGCCCGCGCGGCGGTCGGCCTGTCGGAACTCACGCCGGATGGCCGCTTCCTCCGCGTGAACGACGAACTCTGCCGAATCCTGGGACGTCCGCGGGAGGAGGTCGTGGGCTTGTCCGTGGCCGACGTCACCCACCCCGATGATCTTGCGGCGAGCCGCAACGCCATTGAACAGGCCTTGCGGACGGGTGAGACCGTGGCGCTCGACAAGCGCTACCGGCGGCCCGACGGGACGGACGTCTGGGCGAACAGCGGCATCACGATCGTGCCCGGCAACGACGGGGACGAGAGCCATTTCCTGGCGGTCACGGCCGATCTGACCGTCCGGCGGGAGACCGAAGCGGCCCTGCGCGAAAGCGAGGCGCGGTTCCGTCTGATGGCGGACGCCGTGCCGCAGATCGTCTGGATCACCGACGCCGAGGGACGGGTCGAGTTCTTCAACCGCCAATGGACCGACTATACGGGTGTCGCTTACGACGCTCGGACGGCGCCAACCACGGTATCGGACGTCATCGCCGACTTCATCCATCCGGACGATGCAGCGCTGACGACCGAGCGCTTCCAAGAGGCCCAGCGGGCGGGCAGCCTCTTCCTTGCCGAGCATCGTCTCCGTTCGAAGACGGGGGAGTACCGTTGGTTCCTGGTCCGCGGCCTGCCCTACCGCGATCCGCACGGTGGCGCGATCCTCCGCTGGTTCGGCACCTCGACCGACATCCACGACCGCAAGCACGCCGAAGCCTTGCTGCAGCAGGCACGTGACGCGGCCGAGGCCGCGAGCCGGGAGAAGTCGAACTTCCTCGCTTCGGTCAGCCATGATCTGCGCCAGCCGGTGCAGGCGGCCAACCTGTTTCTCGAGCTTTTGCGGCGGCAGCCGCTCGACCCGAAGGCGCACGAACTGCTGAAGCCGCTGTCGGACAGCATGACCAGCCTGACGGGCATGCTGAGCGGGCTGCTGGAGGTGGCGCGACTCGACGCCGGCCTGCTCACGGCGCAGGAGCGGGTCTTCGACCTCGACGAGTTGCTGAGGCGTCTTTACGGCGAGTTCCAGGGCCCGGCGCGCGAGGCGAAGCTGTGGTTGCATATGCCGCCGGCTGCCAGATCGGTCCGGTCCGACCCGCTGCTGGTGGAATTGGTGCTGCGCAACCTGATTTCCAACGCCATCAAATACACCGAACAGGGCGGCGTCACGGTGGAGACGCGGGTCGAAGAGAACCAGCTGGCGATCGACGTGACCGACACCGGGCGAGGCATCGCCCCGGAGGAGATGGAGCGCATCTTCGATCCCTATTACCAGATCGGAAACGCGACCCGTGAGCATGCACGCGGCTTCGGCATCGGCCTCGCCACCGTGCAGAGGGTCGCCGATCTGCTGGCGACCCGGGTGACGGTCCGCTCCGAACCCGGTAAAGGGTCCACCTTCAGCCTGACGCTTCCGTTGGCAGAAGACGAAGCGCAGGTGCCAGCCGCTGGACGAGAGGCGCTCTACGGGACGTTGCGGGGCCGGACGGCCCTGGTGGTGGACGATGAACCAATGGTGCTGAAAGCGTTGGAGGTCACCCTAGGGAGCTGGGGCGTGTCCGTGCGCACTGCCCGCACGCTGGCGCAGGCCCGGATCATGCTGAAGGAGTTTGAGGCTCCACCGGACATCCTGATCGCCGATCACTCCCTGGGTGCGGGAGAGACCGGCGTGGTCATCATCAGCGAAGCCCGCCGACGCGGCACGCCGATCACGGTTCTGGTGACCGGCGACACCTCGGCTGAACGGCTGGCCGAGGCCGGGCGGACCGGCATTCGCATGCTGCACAAGCCAATCGATCCCGCCAGACTGGAGGCATTGCTCGAGGAAGGGCTACGGGGGCGATGA
- a CDS encoding FadR/GntR family transcriptional regulator, with product MNGVSTVKAIFEELRKEIPERYQPGDLLPNERLLAERFGVSRNTIREVIIFLEAYGLVEKTQRGPRASKPDIEAMFRILDQCFDRSVKTCREVLQFRRIIEIGVLPEVVRHITDAEIDGLNRLAEDMEHQLTVREAAEVDFRFHAAIVAASRNSMLQKMYQAMSQPMIYYMEIGKSNAVIGPTTVDYHRQIIAALRERSVEKAVEASNAHFQFSESVFNQEAQPSATPMP from the coding sequence ATGAACGGCGTCTCAACCGTCAAGGCCATCTTCGAAGAGCTTCGCAAGGAGATTCCCGAGCGCTACCAGCCCGGCGATCTGCTTCCGAACGAACGCCTGCTGGCTGAACGGTTCGGCGTCAGCCGCAACACGATCCGCGAAGTCATCATCTTCCTCGAAGCCTATGGCTTGGTGGAGAAGACGCAGCGTGGCCCGCGCGCCAGCAAGCCGGACATCGAGGCGATGTTCCGTATTCTCGATCAATGCTTCGACCGCAGCGTCAAAACCTGTCGGGAAGTCTTGCAGTTCCGCAGGATCATCGAGATCGGCGTGCTGCCTGAAGTGGTCCGGCACATCACCGATGCGGAGATCGACGGGCTCAACCGTCTGGCCGAAGACATGGAGCACCAGTTGACGGTGCGCGAAGCGGCGGAGGTGGACTTCCGCTTCCACGCCGCCATCGTCGCCGCATCCCGCAACTCCATGTTGCAGAAGATGTATCAGGCGATGTCGCAGCCGATGATCTATTACATGGAGATCGGCAAGAGCAATGCGGTGATCGGGCCGACCACGGTCGATTATCATCGCCAGATCATCGCAGCGCTGCGCGAGCGCTCCGTCGAGAAGGCCGTCGAGGCCAGCAACGCACACTTCCAATTCAGCGAAAGCGTGTTCAACCAGGAGGCGCAGCCTTCAGCTACGCCCATGCCCTGA
- a CDS encoding zinc-binding alcohol dehydrogenase family protein: protein MIEGVDVCAIHEVAEPTPGPGEVLLAIRHVALCGSDLSTFKGLNPLVSLPRIPGHEIGGEIAAVGEGVPAEYTVGRRAIVIPYTACGTCPSCRKGRVNACRSNRTLGVQQNGGLAERIVLPYGKLILNDTLAPRHLALVEPLSVGFHAAARGRVEAADTVLVLGCGMIGMGAIAGSVHRGATVIAVDIGEAKTGLARRYGAAHTIDAAKEDVATRVMELTNGDGADVVIEAVGLPATFTQAIDLVSFAGRVVYIGYAKEPVSYKTQFFNLKELDIMGSRNATSEDFQAVIRYLETLDHAPDDLISKVFPFEEADKALPYWAKERDTTVKVMIER, encoded by the coding sequence ATGATCGAAGGCGTGGACGTCTGCGCGATCCACGAGGTGGCGGAGCCGACTCCCGGCCCCGGCGAGGTGCTCCTGGCCATCCGCCACGTCGCCCTGTGCGGCAGCGACCTCAGCACCTTCAAGGGGCTGAACCCGCTGGTTTCCCTGCCGCGCATCCCCGGCCACGAGATCGGCGGCGAGATCGCCGCTGTGGGCGAGGGCGTTCCGGCCGAATACACCGTGGGCCGGCGCGCCATCGTCATTCCCTATACCGCCTGCGGCACCTGCCCGTCCTGCCGCAAGGGTCGGGTCAACGCCTGCCGCAGCAACCGCACGCTGGGCGTGCAGCAGAACGGCGGCCTGGCCGAGCGCATCGTCCTGCCCTACGGCAAGCTGATCCTGAACGACACGCTGGCGCCGCGCCATCTGGCGCTGGTCGAGCCGCTGTCGGTCGGCTTCCACGCAGCGGCGCGCGGCCGCGTCGAGGCGGCCGACACCGTGCTGGTGCTGGGCTGCGGCATGATCGGCATGGGCGCCATTGCCGGCTCCGTCCATCGCGGCGCCACGGTGATCGCGGTCGACATCGGCGAGGCGAAGACCGGTCTGGCCCGCCGCTACGGCGCCGCCCACACCATCGACGCCGCCAAGGAGGATGTGGCCACCCGCGTCATGGAGCTGACCAACGGCGACGGCGCCGACGTGGTGATCGAGGCGGTCGGCCTGCCCGCCACCTTCACCCAGGCCATCGACCTCGTGTCCTTCGCCGGCCGCGTCGTCTACATCGGCTACGCCAAGGAGCCGGTGTCCTACAAGACGCAGTTCTTCAACCTGAAGGAGCTGGACATCATGGGGTCGCGCAACGCGACCTCCGAGGATTTCCAGGCCGTCATCCGCTATCTCGAAACGCTCGACCACGCCCCCGACGACCTGATCTCCAAGGTCTTTCCCTTCGAGGAGGCCGACAAGGCCCTGCCCTACTGGGCCAAGGAGCGCGACACCACGGTCAAGGTGATGATCGAGCGCTGA
- a CDS encoding C4-dicarboxylate TRAP transporter substrate-binding protein codes for MAKTEIMVAYENNPGEPLDRVMHHWADLLKEKSKGEVTLKLFPSSQLGAKKDVMEQAMMGMNVITLSDVGFLQDYDPDLGVLFGPYLTDDPQKLFKIYESDWFKKKDEALRKKGVHIVMSNYLYGVRHILAKKPINTPEDLKGMKIRVPNNVMQIKTIEAMGATATPMPLGEVYPALTTGLIDGVENPISVLYGAKLHEQAKYLSLVGYLTNTSVWVGGEAFFSKLPADVVKMVHETGYEAGLYSQRLAAEQDAEFIEKMKASGVTVIQPDPAPFREATKVVYTQFPKWSAGLYEQIQKDLK; via the coding sequence ATGGCCAAGACCGAGATCATGGTCGCCTACGAGAACAACCCGGGCGAGCCGCTCGACCGGGTGATGCATCACTGGGCCGACCTTCTGAAGGAGAAGAGCAAGGGTGAGGTCACCCTGAAGCTGTTCCCCAGCTCCCAGCTGGGCGCCAAGAAGGACGTGATGGAACAGGCGATGATGGGCATGAACGTCATCACCCTGTCCGACGTCGGCTTCCTGCAGGATTACGATCCGGACCTCGGCGTTCTGTTCGGCCCGTACCTGACCGACGACCCCCAGAAGCTCTTCAAGATCTACGAGAGCGACTGGTTCAAGAAGAAGGACGAGGCGCTGCGCAAGAAGGGCGTGCACATCGTCATGTCCAACTACCTGTACGGCGTGCGCCACATCCTCGCCAAGAAGCCGATCAACACGCCCGAGGACCTCAAGGGCATGAAGATCCGCGTCCCAAACAACGTGATGCAGATCAAGACGATCGAGGCGATGGGCGCCACCGCGACGCCGATGCCGCTGGGCGAGGTCTACCCGGCCCTGACCACCGGTCTGATCGACGGCGTGGAGAACCCGATCTCCGTGCTGTACGGCGCCAAGCTGCATGAGCAGGCCAAGTATCTCAGCCTCGTCGGCTACCTGACCAACACGTCGGTATGGGTCGGCGGTGAGGCCTTCTTCAGCAAGCTGCCGGCGGACGTCGTGAAGATGGTCCACGAGACCGGCTACGAGGCCGGCCTCTACAGCCAGAGGCTGGCCGCCGAGCAGGACGCCGAGTTCATCGAGAAGATGAAGGCGTCCGGCGTCACCGTGATCCAGCCGGATCCGGCGCCGTTCCGCGAGGCCACCAAGGTCGTCTACACCCAGTTCCCCAAGTGGTCGGCCGGCCTGTACGAGCAGATCCAGAAGGACCTCAAGTAA
- a CDS encoding TRAP transporter small permease, translating into MELIRRLPSVVAGGALAALVVMTIAAVFARYIFDAPLHWGEEMSGLLMIWIIMIGAIVAERDGQHLDIPLFVDLLPTRIRAAVDLAVSALSIVVLTYAGWLGYLLAQSAQYKLTEILQISWFWIDIAVPVGAVGLVAYLLRRCFIDIMVIAKGKAP; encoded by the coding sequence ATGGAGTTGATCCGGCGTCTGCCATCGGTCGTCGCGGGAGGCGCGCTGGCCGCTCTGGTGGTGATGACCATCGCGGCGGTGTTCGCGCGCTACATCTTCGACGCCCCGCTGCACTGGGGCGAGGAAATGTCCGGGCTTCTGATGATCTGGATCATCATGATCGGCGCCATCGTCGCCGAGCGTGACGGCCAGCATCTCGACATCCCGCTGTTCGTGGACCTTCTGCCCACCCGCATCCGGGCGGCGGTCGATCTGGCCGTTTCGGCCCTGTCGATCGTGGTTCTGACCTACGCCGGCTGGCTCGGCTATCTGCTCGCCCAGAGCGCCCAGTACAAGCTGACTGAAATTCTTCAGATTTCGTGGTTCTGGATCGACATCGCCGTTCCGGTCGGTGCAGTTGGCCTCGTCGCCTATCTCCTGCGCCGCTGCTTTATCGACATCATGGTGATCGCGAAGGGGAAGGCGCCATGA